A region of [Bacteroides] pectinophilus DNA encodes the following proteins:
- a CDS encoding peptidylprolyl isomerase has translation MAQNPIVTFTMENGDVMKAELYPEIAPNTVNNFISLINKGFYDGLIFHRVISGFMIQGGDPEGMGYGGPGYSIAGEFSGNNFKNDLKHTAGVLSMARSQHPDSAGSQFFIMHKDAPHLDGQYAAFGKLTEGFDVLNSIAETDVDWNDRPRNPQVMKTVTVETFGADYPEPETL, from the coding sequence ATGGCACAGAATCCAATAGTAACATTCACAATGGAAAACGGCGATGTAATGAAGGCTGAGCTTTATCCTGAAATCGCACCTAACACAGTAAACAACTTTATCTCACTTATCAACAAGGGATTCTACGACGGACTTATCTTCCACAGAGTAATCTCAGGTTTCATGATTCAGGGCGGCGATCCTGAGGGAATGGGCTACGGCGGTCCGGGCTACAGTATTGCCGGTGAATTCTCAGGCAACAATTTCAAGAATGACCTTAAGCACACAGCAGGCGTACTTTCAATGGCACGTTCACAGCACCCTGATTCAGCAGGTTCACAGTTCTTTATCATGCATAAGGATGCTCCGCATCTTGACGGACAGTACGCTGCCTTCGGTAAGCTTACAGAAGGCTTTGATGTTCTTAACAGCATTGCAGAGACAGATGTGGACTGGAATGACCGTCCACGTAACCCACAGGTTATGAAGACTGTAACTGTTGAGACTTTCGGTGCAGATTATCCGGAGCCTGAGACACTGTAA
- a CDS encoding S-ribosylhomocysteine lyase: protein MNKIASFTVNHLNLLTGVYVSRRDYIGDEVITTFDLRFTRPNEEAPMDTAGIHSIEHLGATFLRNDPEWKDKTIYFGPMGCRTGFYVIFAGELEPEDIIDVLRRMADYILSYEGDIPGYSPRDCGNYLDNNLKLAKIYMNKYKTEVLDAPTPDRMKYPQ, encoded by the coding sequence ATGAATAAGATAGCAAGTTTTACGGTTAATCATCTTAATCTTCTTACGGGAGTATATGTATCACGACGTGATTACATAGGAGACGAAGTTATTACAACATTTGACCTGAGATTTACGAGACCGAATGAGGAAGCACCTATGGACACAGCGGGCATTCATTCCATAGAGCATCTTGGAGCAACATTCCTTCGTAACGACCCTGAGTGGAAGGATAAGACTATATATTTTGGACCTATGGGATGCAGGACCGGATTCTATGTGATATTTGCCGGCGAACTCGAACCGGAGGATATAATTGATGTTCTCAGAAGAATGGCAGACTACATACTGTCATACGAGGGCGATATACCGGGATATTCTCCTAGGGATTGCGGCAATTATCTCGATAATAATCTTAAGCTTGCCAAGATATACATGAATAAGTATAAGACAGAAGTGCTTGATGCACCGACACCGGACCGCATGAAGTATCCGCAGTAA
- a CDS encoding chromate transporter, whose protein sequence is MKKITTLFITFLKIGAFTFGGGYAMVALLESEFVSYRRWLDKDEFIDMIAIAESTPGPMAINSATYIGYRICGFWGALAATVAVSIPSFIIIYIISLFLDQFMALTVVQNAFRGIQACIVYLVFTAGLKLLRRLDRTFMNIFIVSAVTALMILFSVFAIDFSSIFFIFICGVAGVAVWLGGEKK, encoded by the coding sequence ATGAAAAAAATCACAACACTTTTTATTACATTTTTAAAGATAGGAGCATTCACTTTTGGTGGCGGATACGCTATGGTAGCCCTGCTTGAATCTGAATTTGTCTCATACCGCAGATGGCTTGACAAAGATGAGTTCATAGACATGATTGCGATTGCCGAGTCCACTCCCGGACCGATGGCAATAAACAGCGCAACTTATATCGGTTACCGTATATGCGGCTTTTGGGGTGCGCTTGCGGCGACTGTTGCGGTGAGCATACCGTCATTCATTATTATTTATATAATTTCGCTTTTCCTCGATCAGTTTATGGCACTTACTGTTGTACAGAATGCTTTCCGCGGAATACAGGCATGCATAGTATATCTTGTATTCACTGCCGGTCTGAAACTGCTGCGCAGGCTTGACAGAACCTTCATGAATATATTTATTGTATCTGCGGTAACCGCATTAATGATTCTGTTTTCGGTTTTTGCAATAGACTTTTCCTCAATATTTTTCATATTCATATGTGGAGTTGCCGGTGTTGCAGTATGGCTCGGAGGTGAGAAAAAATGA
- a CDS encoding chromate transporter has product MIYLKLFLTFLEIGTVSFGGGYGMIPLISDAVMSNGWLSEDEFINFIAISESTPGPLAVNMSTFIGSTQAGIAGAFVATLGVVLPSFIIILIIAALINNLLRFRGVQAFLSGIRPCVVALILSTAVTLGLKALFGFENIHSVLAVDIRAVAILTTLACVGAIYKKMRSKQASPILMIVIAAVLGTVMYA; this is encoded by the coding sequence ATGATATACCTGAAGCTTTTCCTTACATTTCTTGAGATAGGAACAGTGTCCTTCGGAGGCGGATACGGAATGATTCCGCTGATCAGTGATGCTGTCATGTCCAACGGCTGGCTCAGTGAAGATGAATTTATTAATTTCATCGCAATATCCGAATCAACCCCCGGACCGCTTGCTGTCAACATGTCGACTTTCATAGGTTCGACACAGGCAGGAATTGCCGGTGCTTTTGTGGCAACGCTTGGAGTTGTTCTCCCTTCATTTATCATAATTCTTATTATTGCTGCACTTATAAACAATCTTCTCAGATTCCGCGGTGTCCAGGCTTTTCTGTCAGGAATACGTCCATGTGTGGTTGCGCTGATTCTCTCCACCGCAGTAACGCTCGGTCTTAAGGCACTTTTCGGATTTGAGAATATCCACTCTGTACTTGCAGTTGACATCCGTGCCGTAGCAATACTTACTACTCTTGCATGTGTTGGTGCCATTTATAAAAAAATGCGTTCAAAACAGGCTTCCCCTATTCTTATGATTGTTATTGCCGCAGTGCTGGGCACGGTGATGTATGCGTGA
- a CDS encoding GNAT family N-acetyltransferase: protein MNKELIILKDSIPVRKVYAIRRELTQWDVVFYDNINSCNSIDSRAGASDDDGVRQVILVTGCQDDEEYDGYYEEYNIPYFGYGEDYRGDARYVALDEWAVTDRFLDTVWARYNGLPLTMFYTSRLTAREITVEDLPKLYELYAYPGMTEFVEPLYEYEREVEFTKDYIKNMYGFYGYGLWLIFENSTGRLVGRIGLENRQIDGQTQVELGYMVGSPFWRRGYATEMCEAILEYAFAEDGLNLEKVALCTTRDNKPSKRLASKLGFRLYATNRHDNLNLYYKYRNRTR from the coding sequence ATGAATAAAGAGCTGATAATATTAAAGGACAGCATACCGGTACGGAAGGTGTATGCAATCAGGAGAGAACTGACGCAGTGGGACGTTGTATTTTATGATAATATTAATTCCTGCAATTCAATAGACAGCCGGGCGGGGGCATCTGATGATGACGGGGTGCGACAGGTGATTCTGGTTACGGGATGTCAGGATGATGAAGAGTATGACGGATATTATGAGGAGTATAATATACCTTATTTCGGATATGGCGAAGATTACCGTGGAGATGCGCGCTATGTGGCTCTTGATGAGTGGGCGGTGACGGACAGATTCCTTGATACGGTATGGGCAAGATATAATGGCCTTCCGCTTACGATGTTTTATACTTCAAGGCTTACGGCAAGGGAGATTACGGTTGAAGACCTTCCGAAACTTTACGAATTGTATGCGTATCCGGGAATGACAGAGTTTGTTGAACCGCTGTATGAATATGAGCGTGAAGTTGAATTTACAAAAGATTATATTAAAAATATGTATGGGTTTTATGGATACGGTCTGTGGCTTATATTTGAGAATTCTACAGGCAGGCTTGTAGGAAGAATAGGACTTGAAAACAGGCAGATTGACGGACAGACGCAGGTCGAACTTGGCTATATGGTTGGATCGCCATTCTGGAGAAGAGGGTATGCAACAGAGATGTGCGAGGCGATACTTGAATATGCATTTGCCGAGGATGGCCTTAATCTTGAAAAGGTGGCGTTGTGTACTACACGCGACAACAAGCCGTCCAAGAGACTTGCTTCAAAGCTTGGATTCAGGCTGTATGCAACTAACAGGCACGACAACCTGAATCTTTATTACAAATACAGAAACCGGACACGATAA
- a CDS encoding LysR family transcriptional regulator, whose protein sequence is MTLRHLQIFRAVCDCGSITAAADRLNVTQPSVSMAIRELEAFYQTRLFDRINRKIYLTEAGTMLRQYTDTMLDQYDDMTILLREGKVFTKCRIGVNISVAETLLPDVIRKARARIPDINLNVLVHNTETIEQKLADNQIDFAILDNVKDSASRNSRIFDTDDMVIVCSPYVYYKDSMTIGELAEKPLLLREEGSGLRSCVEGVFARHGYGMNIIMESTSTLALAELADGGLGFTVLPLSIVKKLEKTLCLKTVKLEDDIFRRSYYLVYNKKKHLTYTMTEFLKAMERTDE, encoded by the coding sequence ATGACGTTAAGACATTTACAGATTTTCAGGGCGGTATGCGACTGCGGAAGCATAACTGCAGCGGCGGACAGGCTTAATGTAACCCAGCCTTCGGTCAGCATGGCTATACGTGAGCTGGAAGCATTTTATCAGACAAGACTGTTTGACAGAATTAACAGAAAGATATACCTTACCGAGGCCGGAACGATGCTGCGGCAGTATACCGACACGATGCTTGACCAGTATGATGATATGACAATACTTTTGCGGGAAGGAAAAGTATTTACAAAATGCAGAATAGGTGTGAATATATCAGTAGCCGAAACGCTGCTTCCGGATGTTATAAGGAAGGCACGCGCAAGAATACCTGATATCAATCTTAATGTACTTGTGCATAACACGGAGACAATAGAGCAGAAGCTTGCCGACAACCAGATAGATTTTGCAATTCTGGATAATGTAAAGGACAGTGCTTCAAGAAACTCAAGGATATTTGATACGGATGACATGGTGATTGTCTGCTCACCGTATGTTTATTACAAAGACAGTATGACAATTGGAGAGCTTGCGGAAAAGCCGCTTCTGCTGCGCGAAGAGGGGAGCGGTCTTAGAAGCTGTGTGGAAGGCGTGTTTGCAAGACATGGATATGGCATGAATATAATCATGGAGAGTACAAGCACACTTGCGCTTGCGGAGCTTGCGGACGGAGGTCTTGGATTTACGGTGCTCCCGCTGAGTATAGTAAAAAAACTTGAAAAGACATTGTGCCTTAAGACAGTTAAGCTTGAGGACGATATCTTCAGAAGAAGCTATTATCTTGTATATAACAAGAAAAAGCATCTTACATATACAATGACGGAATTTCTCAAGGCAATGGAGAGAACAGATGAATAA
- a CDS encoding DUF624 domain-containing protein — protein MGKFFGLDSPFFKVMTKVADFIILNFLVLVFSIPVVTIGPALTAMYYVALKEARGEEGYIWRDFWKSFKANFKQGFVIELIVAAIIAVLGLNIVTCYRWTYEGSMMGQILMFLNIGLAILAAASLIYLFPLLAQFRNTVKNTLFNSLLMAMKHLPQTIVMLIATGLLVYAIISYPVFIFLFIGLIAYVQTYVLAKIFKQYMPKEEFIPDTYEVPEDVDDIWDRLAAGTADEKKEAEQEATDAADDSSGQETAGPAAADEQKEQGEE, from the coding sequence ATGGGTAAGTTTTTTGGACTGGACAGTCCGTTTTTTAAAGTGATGACAAAGGTCGCTGATTTTATAATTCTGAATTTTCTTGTGCTGGTATTCTCAATACCTGTAGTGACGATAGGCCCGGCACTTACAGCCATGTACTATGTGGCGCTTAAGGAAGCAAGAGGTGAAGAAGGATATATCTGGCGTGACTTCTGGAAATCATTCAAGGCTAATTTTAAGCAGGGATTTGTCATAGAGCTTATTGTTGCGGCGATAATAGCCGTACTTGGTCTTAATATAGTAACCTGTTACAGATGGACTTATGAGGGAAGCATGATGGGACAGATTCTTATGTTCCTTAACATAGGTCTTGCAATACTTGCTGCGGCATCGCTTATATATCTTTTTCCGCTTCTTGCACAGTTCAGGAACACGGTAAAGAATACGCTGTTTAATTCGCTTCTTATGGCTATGAAGCATCTTCCTCAGACGATAGTAATGCTTATAGCAACCGGACTTCTTGTATATGCAATAATAAGCTACCCGGTATTCATATTCCTGTTTATCGGTCTTATAGCGTATGTGCAGACATATGTGCTTGCCAAGATTTTCAAGCAGTATATGCCTAAGGAGGAATTTATTCCCGATACATATGAAGTGCCTGAGGATGTAGATGACATCTGGGACAGGCTTGCGGCAGGAACGGCTGATGAGAAGAAAGAGGCGGAGCAGGAAGCCACGGATGCGGCAGATGACAGCAGCGGACAGGAGACAGCCGGACCGGCTGCCGCTGATGAACAAAAAGAGCAGGGAGAAGAGTAA